One Erinaceus europaeus chromosome 5 unlocalized genomic scaffold, mEriEur2.1 SUPER_5_unloc_1, whole genome shotgun sequence genomic region harbors:
- the CUL4A gene encoding cullin-4A isoform X3, with product MADEPPRKGPCSALGGHTNGLSKLAAAVSSAPGGSRKLVIKNFRDRPQLPDNYTQDTWQKLREAVGAIQSSTSIRYNLEELYQAVENLCSHKVSPTLYKQLRQVCEDHVRGQILPFREDSLDRVLFLKKINTCWQDHCRQMIMIRSIFLFLDRTYVLHNSTLPSLWDMGLELFRNHIISDRAVQAKTIDGILLLIARERAGEAVDRSLLRGLLSMLSDLQVYKESFEVKFLEETNCLYAAEGQRLMQEREVPEYLSHVSKRLEEEGDRVITYLDHSTQKPLIACVEKQLLGEHLTAILQKGLDQLLEENRVPDLTQLFQLFSRVKGGQQALLQHWSEYIKTFGTTLVIDPEKDKDMVQDLLDFKDRVDQVIDVCFQRSERFVNLTKESFETFINKRPNKPAELIAKHVDSKLRAGNKEATDEELERILDKIMILFRFIHGKDVFEAFYKKDLAKRLLVGKSASVDAEKSMLSKLKHECGAAFTSKLEGMFKDMELSKDVMVHFKQYVQNQSNPGSIDLTVNILTMGYWPTYTPMEVHLPPEMVKLQEVFKTFYLGKHSGRKLQWQTTLGHAVLKAEFKEGKKEFQVSLLQTLVLLMFNEGDGFSLEEIKMATGIEDGELRRTLQSLACGKARVLLKAPKGKEVEDGDRFLFNADFRHKLFRIKINQVQMKETAEEQVSTTERVFQDRQYQIDAAIVRIMKMRKTLSHSLLVSELYSQLRFPVKPGDLKKRIESLIDRDYVERDKDNPNQYHYVA from the exons ATGGCCGACGAGCCCCCCCGGAAGGGTCCCTGCTCGGCGCTGGGCGGCCACACCAACGGGCTGTCCAAGCTGGCGGCCGCCGTGTCCTCCGCGCCCGGAGGCTCCAGGAAGCTGGTCATCAAGAACTTCCGCG accGGCCGCAGCTGCCCGACAACTACACTCAGGACACCTGGCAGAAGCTGCGCGAGGCCGTGGGCGCCATCCAGAGCAGCACCTCCATCAGGTACAACCTGGaggagctctaccag GCTGTGGAAAACCTCTGTTCTCACAAAGTCTCCCCGACGCTCTACAAGCAGCTCCGCCAGGTCTGTGAGGATCACGTCCGGGGCCAGATCCTCCCGTTCCGGGA AGACTCTCTGGACCGAGTTCTTTTCCTGAAGAAGATCAACACGTGTTGGCAGGACCACTGCAGGCAGATG ATCATGATCAGAAGCATCTTCTTGTTCCTGGACCGCACCTACGTGCTGCACAACTCCACACTGCCCTCCCTGTG GGACATGGGCCTGGAGCTGTTCAGGAACCACATCATCAGCGACCGGGCCGTGCAGGCCAAGACCATCGACGGCATCCTGCTGCTGATCGCGCGTGAGCGGGCGGGGGAGGCCGTGGACCGCAGCCTGCTGCGTGGCCTGCTCAGCATGCTGTCCGACCTACAG GTGTACAAAGAGTCTTTTGAAGTGAAGTTTCTGGAAGAAACAAACTGCTTGTATGCTGCAGAAGGCCAGAGGCTGATGCaggagagagag GTTCCAGAGTACCTGAGCCACGTGAGCAAACGGCTGGAGGAGGAGGGCGACCGGGTGATCACGTACTTGGACCACAGCACGCA GAAGCCCCTCATCGCCTGTGTGGAGAAGCAGCTCCTGGGAGAGCACCTCACGGCCATCCTGCAGAAAG ggCTCGACCAGCTGCTGGAGGAGAACAGGGTGCCCGACCTCACGCAGCTGTTCCAGCTGTTCAGTCGTGTGAAGGGCGGCCAGCAGGCACTACTGCAGCACTGGAGCGAGTATATCAAG ACCTTCGGCACGACGCTGGTCATCGACCCCGAGAAGGACAAGGACATGGTGCAGGACCTGCTGGACTTCAAGGACCGCGTGGACCAGGTGATCGACGTGTGTTTCCAGAGGAGCGAGAGGTTCGTCAACCTCACGAAGGAGTCCTTCGAGACTTTCATCAACAAGAGGCCCAACAAGCCCGCCGAGCTCATCG CCAAGCACGTGGACTCCAAGCTGAGAGCCGGCAACAAGGAGGCCACGGACGAGGAGCTGGAGCGGATCCTGGACAAGATCATGATCCTCTTCCGGTTCATCCACG GCAAAGACGTCTTTGAGGCGTTTTATAAGAAAGATCTGGCAAAAAGACTCCTGGTCGGGAAAAGTGCCTCTGTCGATGCTGAGAAGTCCATGTTGTCCAAACTCAAGCACG AGTGTGGAGCGGCCTTCACCAGCAAGCTGGAGGGAATGTTCAAGGACATGGAGCTCTCCAAGGACGTCATGGTCCACTTCAAGCAG TACGTGCAGAACCAGAGCAACCCGGGCAGCATCGACCTGACCGTCAACATCCTCACCATGGGCTACTGGCCCACTTACACACCCATGGAGGTGCACCTGCCGCCCGAG ATGGTCAAACTCCAGGAGGTCTTTAAGACGTTCTATCTCGGGAAGCACAGCGGCCGGAAGCTGCAGTGGCAGACCACCTTGGGCCACGCCGTGCTGAAGGCAGAGTTCAAGGAA GGGAAGAAGGAGTTCCAGGTGTCCCTGCTCCAGACGCTGGTGCTGCTCATGTTCAACGAAGGCGACGGCTTCAGCCTGGAGGAGATCAAGATGGCCACCGGCATAG AGGACGGTGAGCTGCGCCGGACGCTGCAGTCCCTGGCCTGCGGGAAGGCGCGCGTGCTGCTCAAGGCCCCCAAGGGCAAGGAGGTGGAGGACGGCGACAGGTTCCTCTTCAACGCGGACTTCAGGCACAAGCTGTTCCGGATCAAGATCAACCAGGTCCAGATGAAGGAGACG GCGGAGGAGCAGGTGAGCACCACGGAGCGCGTGTTCCAGGACCGCCAGTACCAGATCGACGCCGCCATCGTGCGCATCATGAAGATGCGGAAGACGCTCAGCCACAGCCTGCTGGTCTCGGAGCTGTACAGCCAGCTCAGGTTCCCGGTCAAG CCTGGCGACCTGAAGAAGAGGATCGAGTCTCTGATAGACAGAGACTACGTGGAGCGGGACAAGGACAACCCCAACCAGTACCACTACGTGGCCTGA
- the CUL4A gene encoding cullin-4A isoform X4: MADEPPRKGPCSALGGHTNGLSKLAAAVSSAPGGSRKLVIKNFRDRPQLPDNYTQDTWQKLREAVGAIQSSTSIRYNLEELYQAVENLCSHKVSPTLYKQLRQVCEDHVRGQILPFREDSLDRVLFLKKINTCWQDHCRQMIMIRSIFLFLDRTYVLHNSTLPSLWDMGLELFRNHIISDRAVQAKTIDGILLLIARERAGEAVDRSLLRGLLSMLSDLQVPEYLSHVSKRLEEEGDRVITYLDHSTQKPLIACVEKQLLGEHLTAILQKGLDQLLEENRVPDLTQLFQLFSRVKGGQQALLQHWSEYIKTFGTTLVIDPEKDKDMVQDLLDFKDRVDQVIDVCFQRSERFVNLTKESFETFINKRPNKPAELIAKHVDSKLRAGNKEATDEELERILDKIMILFRFIHGKDVFEAFYKKDLAKRLLVGKSASVDAEKSMLSKLKHECGAAFTSKLEGMFKDMELSKDVMVHFKQYVQNQSNPGSIDLTVNILTMGYWPTYTPMEVHLPPEMVKLQEVFKTFYLGKHSGRKLQWQTTLGHAVLKAEFKEGKKEFQVSLLQTLVLLMFNEGDGFSLEEIKMATGIEDGELRRTLQSLACGKARVLLKAPKGKEVEDGDRFLFNADFRHKLFRIKINQVQMKETAEEQVSTTERVFQDRQYQIDAAIVRIMKMRKTLSHSLLVSELYSQLRFPVKVRAGVSGCTASSGSCQERAGVSGCTASSGSRFLGPAGPGSRGATRPGSQ, encoded by the exons ATGGCCGACGAGCCCCCCCGGAAGGGTCCCTGCTCGGCGCTGGGCGGCCACACCAACGGGCTGTCCAAGCTGGCGGCCGCCGTGTCCTCCGCGCCCGGAGGCTCCAGGAAGCTGGTCATCAAGAACTTCCGCG accGGCCGCAGCTGCCCGACAACTACACTCAGGACACCTGGCAGAAGCTGCGCGAGGCCGTGGGCGCCATCCAGAGCAGCACCTCCATCAGGTACAACCTGGaggagctctaccag GCTGTGGAAAACCTCTGTTCTCACAAAGTCTCCCCGACGCTCTACAAGCAGCTCCGCCAGGTCTGTGAGGATCACGTCCGGGGCCAGATCCTCCCGTTCCGGGA AGACTCTCTGGACCGAGTTCTTTTCCTGAAGAAGATCAACACGTGTTGGCAGGACCACTGCAGGCAGATG ATCATGATCAGAAGCATCTTCTTGTTCCTGGACCGCACCTACGTGCTGCACAACTCCACACTGCCCTCCCTGTG GGACATGGGCCTGGAGCTGTTCAGGAACCACATCATCAGCGACCGGGCCGTGCAGGCCAAGACCATCGACGGCATCCTGCTGCTGATCGCGCGTGAGCGGGCGGGGGAGGCCGTGGACCGCAGCCTGCTGCGTGGCCTGCTCAGCATGCTGTCCGACCTACAG GTTCCAGAGTACCTGAGCCACGTGAGCAAACGGCTGGAGGAGGAGGGCGACCGGGTGATCACGTACTTGGACCACAGCACGCA GAAGCCCCTCATCGCCTGTGTGGAGAAGCAGCTCCTGGGAGAGCACCTCACGGCCATCCTGCAGAAAG ggCTCGACCAGCTGCTGGAGGAGAACAGGGTGCCCGACCTCACGCAGCTGTTCCAGCTGTTCAGTCGTGTGAAGGGCGGCCAGCAGGCACTACTGCAGCACTGGAGCGAGTATATCAAG ACCTTCGGCACGACGCTGGTCATCGACCCCGAGAAGGACAAGGACATGGTGCAGGACCTGCTGGACTTCAAGGACCGCGTGGACCAGGTGATCGACGTGTGTTTCCAGAGGAGCGAGAGGTTCGTCAACCTCACGAAGGAGTCCTTCGAGACTTTCATCAACAAGAGGCCCAACAAGCCCGCCGAGCTCATCG CCAAGCACGTGGACTCCAAGCTGAGAGCCGGCAACAAGGAGGCCACGGACGAGGAGCTGGAGCGGATCCTGGACAAGATCATGATCCTCTTCCGGTTCATCCACG GCAAAGACGTCTTTGAGGCGTTTTATAAGAAAGATCTGGCAAAAAGACTCCTGGTCGGGAAAAGTGCCTCTGTCGATGCTGAGAAGTCCATGTTGTCCAAACTCAAGCACG AGTGTGGAGCGGCCTTCACCAGCAAGCTGGAGGGAATGTTCAAGGACATGGAGCTCTCCAAGGACGTCATGGTCCACTTCAAGCAG TACGTGCAGAACCAGAGCAACCCGGGCAGCATCGACCTGACCGTCAACATCCTCACCATGGGCTACTGGCCCACTTACACACCCATGGAGGTGCACCTGCCGCCCGAG ATGGTCAAACTCCAGGAGGTCTTTAAGACGTTCTATCTCGGGAAGCACAGCGGCCGGAAGCTGCAGTGGCAGACCACCTTGGGCCACGCCGTGCTGAAGGCAGAGTTCAAGGAA GGGAAGAAGGAGTTCCAGGTGTCCCTGCTCCAGACGCTGGTGCTGCTCATGTTCAACGAAGGCGACGGCTTCAGCCTGGAGGAGATCAAGATGGCCACCGGCATAG AGGACGGTGAGCTGCGCCGGACGCTGCAGTCCCTGGCCTGCGGGAAGGCGCGCGTGCTGCTCAAGGCCCCCAAGGGCAAGGAGGTGGAGGACGGCGACAGGTTCCTCTTCAACGCGGACTTCAGGCACAAGCTGTTCCGGATCAAGATCAACCAGGTCCAGATGAAGGAGACG GCGGAGGAGCAGGTGAGCACCACGGAGCGCGTGTTCCAGGACCGCCAGTACCAGATCGACGCCGCCATCGTGCGCATCATGAAGATGCGGAAGACGCTCAGCCACAGCCTGCTGGTCTCGGAGCTGTACAGCCAGCTCAGGTTCCCGGTCAAGGTGAGGGCCGGGGTCTCGGGCTGTACAGCCAGCTCAGGTTCCTGTCAGGAGAGGGCCGGGGTCTCGGGCTGTACAGCCAGCTCAGGTTCCCGGTTCCT AGGGCCGGCGGGGCCTGGGTCTCGGGGTGCCACCCGCCCAGGTTCCCAGTGA
- the LAMP1 gene encoding lysosome-associated membrane glycoprotein 1, giving the protein MAASGGARPGLLLLLPLLLLLGPPPAACARFELEEAGETCVLADFAAAFSVTYDTLRGPQMATLRLPPAARVLNSSSCGDAASGPRLVLGWGPGHALTLRFARNVTRYGVRALGLAYNLADAAAFPNASAKETRVAAAATDLSADVDTKYRCESPRRVLLPNVTATLSAATIQAYLSGRRFSTQETRCRQDGPAPTPAPAVQKFNVSGANGTCLLASLALQLHVTYQHKDNATAEGVFNISPNQTTARGTCSPRLVTLQLQSPGVSELELSFALNATSSRFFLRGVQLTMTLPDARDPTFRAANGSLRALEASVGRSYRCNAGQQVRVTAALSLHLSHVWVQAFRVDGGQFGAAEECALDENSMLIPVAVGGALAGLVLIVLVAYLIGRRRSHAGYQTI; this is encoded by the exons ATGGCGGCCTCCGGCGGCGCCCGGCCcggcctcctgctgctgctgccgctgctACTGCTGCTCG gcccgccgcccgccgcgtgTGCCCGGTTCGAGCTGGAGGAGGCCGGGGAGACCTGCGTGCTGGCTGACTTCGCTGCCGCCTTCTCGGTCACCTACGACACCCTGCGGGGACCCCAG ATGGCGACCCTGCGgctgccgcccgccgcccgcgtgCTCAACAGCAGCTCCTGCGGGGACGCGGCGTCCGGGCCCCGCCTGGTCCTGGGCTGGGGGCCCGGGCACGCGCTGACCCTGCGCTTCGCGCGGAACGTCACCCGCTACGGCGTGCGCGCCCTGGGCCTGGCCTACAACCTGGCGGACGCCGCCGCCTTCCCGAACGCCAGCGCCAAGG AGACCAGGGTCGCGGCCGCCGCCACCGACCTGAGCGCGGACGTGGACACGAAGTACCGCTGCGAGAGCCCGCGCCGGGTGCTCCTGCCCAACGTGACCGCCACGCTCAGCGCCGCCACCATCCAGGCCTACCTGAGCGGCCGCCGCTTCAGCACACAAG AGACGCGCTGTCGGCAGGACGGGCCCGCGCCCACCCCGGCCCCCGCGGTGCAGAAGTTCAACGTCAGCGGCGCCAACGGGACCTGCCTGCTGGCCAGCCTGGCGCTGCAGCTGCACGTCACCTACCAGCACAAGGACAACGCG ACAGCTGAGGGCGTCTTCAACATCAGCCCCAACCAGACCACGGCCAGGGGCACCTGCTCGCCCCGCCTGGTGACGCTGCAGCTGCAGAGCCCGGGCGTCTCCGAGCTGGAGCTGAGCTTCGCCCTG AACGCGACTTCCAGCCGCTTCTTTCTGCGCGGGGTCCAGCTCACCATGACGCTCCCTGACGCCAGAG accccaccttcagggccgCCAACGGCTCCCTGCGGGCTCTCGAGGCCTCCGTGGGCAGGTCCTACCGCTGCAACGCGGGGCAGCAGGTGCGTGTGACGGCGGCCCTCAGCCTCCACCTGTCCCACGTGTGGGTGCAGGCGTTCCGGGTGGACGGCGGCCAATTCGGGGCAG CAGAGGAGTGCGCCCTGGACGAGAACAGCATGCTGATCCCCGTGGCCGTGGGCGGCGCCCTGGCCGGCCTGGTCCTCATCGTGCTGGTCGCCTACCTCATCGGCCGCAGGCGCAGCCACGCCGGCTACCAGACCATCTAG
- the CUL4A gene encoding cullin-4A isoform X1 produces the protein MADEPPRKGPCSALGGHTNGLSKLAAAVSSAPGGSRKLVIKNFRDRPQLPDNYTQDTWQKLREAVGAIQSSTSIRYNLEELYQAVENLCSHKVSPTLYKQLRQVCEDHVRGQILPFREDSLDRVLFLKKINTCWQDHCRQMIMIRSIFLFLDRTYVLHNSTLPSLWDMGLELFRNHIISDRAVQAKTIDGILLLIARERAGEAVDRSLLRGLLSMLSDLQVYKESFEVKFLEETNCLYAAEGQRLMQEREVPEYLSHVSKRLEEEGDRVITYLDHSTQKPLIACVEKQLLGEHLTAILQKGLDQLLEENRVPDLTQLFQLFSRVKGGQQALLQHWSEYIKTFGTTLVIDPEKDKDMVQDLLDFKDRVDQVIDVCFQRSERFVNLTKESFETFINKRPNKPAELIAKHVDSKLRAGNKEATDEELERILDKIMILFRFIHGKDVFEAFYKKDLAKRLLVGKSASVDAEKSMLSKLKHECGAAFTSKLEGMFKDMELSKDVMVHFKQYVQNQSNPGSIDLTVNILTMGYWPTYTPMEVHLPPEMVKLQEVFKTFYLGKHSGRKLQWQTTLGHAVLKAEFKEGKKEFQVSLLQTLVLLMFNEGDGFSLEEIKMATGIEDGELRRTLQSLACGKARVLLKAPKGKEVEDGDRFLFNADFRHKLFRIKINQVQMKETAEEQVSTTERVFQDRQYQIDAAIVRIMKMRKTLSHSLLVSELYSQLRFPVKVRAGVSGCTASSGSCQERAGVSGCTASSGSRFLGPAGPGSRGATRPGSQ, from the exons ATGGCCGACGAGCCCCCCCGGAAGGGTCCCTGCTCGGCGCTGGGCGGCCACACCAACGGGCTGTCCAAGCTGGCGGCCGCCGTGTCCTCCGCGCCCGGAGGCTCCAGGAAGCTGGTCATCAAGAACTTCCGCG accGGCCGCAGCTGCCCGACAACTACACTCAGGACACCTGGCAGAAGCTGCGCGAGGCCGTGGGCGCCATCCAGAGCAGCACCTCCATCAGGTACAACCTGGaggagctctaccag GCTGTGGAAAACCTCTGTTCTCACAAAGTCTCCCCGACGCTCTACAAGCAGCTCCGCCAGGTCTGTGAGGATCACGTCCGGGGCCAGATCCTCCCGTTCCGGGA AGACTCTCTGGACCGAGTTCTTTTCCTGAAGAAGATCAACACGTGTTGGCAGGACCACTGCAGGCAGATG ATCATGATCAGAAGCATCTTCTTGTTCCTGGACCGCACCTACGTGCTGCACAACTCCACACTGCCCTCCCTGTG GGACATGGGCCTGGAGCTGTTCAGGAACCACATCATCAGCGACCGGGCCGTGCAGGCCAAGACCATCGACGGCATCCTGCTGCTGATCGCGCGTGAGCGGGCGGGGGAGGCCGTGGACCGCAGCCTGCTGCGTGGCCTGCTCAGCATGCTGTCCGACCTACAG GTGTACAAAGAGTCTTTTGAAGTGAAGTTTCTGGAAGAAACAAACTGCTTGTATGCTGCAGAAGGCCAGAGGCTGATGCaggagagagag GTTCCAGAGTACCTGAGCCACGTGAGCAAACGGCTGGAGGAGGAGGGCGACCGGGTGATCACGTACTTGGACCACAGCACGCA GAAGCCCCTCATCGCCTGTGTGGAGAAGCAGCTCCTGGGAGAGCACCTCACGGCCATCCTGCAGAAAG ggCTCGACCAGCTGCTGGAGGAGAACAGGGTGCCCGACCTCACGCAGCTGTTCCAGCTGTTCAGTCGTGTGAAGGGCGGCCAGCAGGCACTACTGCAGCACTGGAGCGAGTATATCAAG ACCTTCGGCACGACGCTGGTCATCGACCCCGAGAAGGACAAGGACATGGTGCAGGACCTGCTGGACTTCAAGGACCGCGTGGACCAGGTGATCGACGTGTGTTTCCAGAGGAGCGAGAGGTTCGTCAACCTCACGAAGGAGTCCTTCGAGACTTTCATCAACAAGAGGCCCAACAAGCCCGCCGAGCTCATCG CCAAGCACGTGGACTCCAAGCTGAGAGCCGGCAACAAGGAGGCCACGGACGAGGAGCTGGAGCGGATCCTGGACAAGATCATGATCCTCTTCCGGTTCATCCACG GCAAAGACGTCTTTGAGGCGTTTTATAAGAAAGATCTGGCAAAAAGACTCCTGGTCGGGAAAAGTGCCTCTGTCGATGCTGAGAAGTCCATGTTGTCCAAACTCAAGCACG AGTGTGGAGCGGCCTTCACCAGCAAGCTGGAGGGAATGTTCAAGGACATGGAGCTCTCCAAGGACGTCATGGTCCACTTCAAGCAG TACGTGCAGAACCAGAGCAACCCGGGCAGCATCGACCTGACCGTCAACATCCTCACCATGGGCTACTGGCCCACTTACACACCCATGGAGGTGCACCTGCCGCCCGAG ATGGTCAAACTCCAGGAGGTCTTTAAGACGTTCTATCTCGGGAAGCACAGCGGCCGGAAGCTGCAGTGGCAGACCACCTTGGGCCACGCCGTGCTGAAGGCAGAGTTCAAGGAA GGGAAGAAGGAGTTCCAGGTGTCCCTGCTCCAGACGCTGGTGCTGCTCATGTTCAACGAAGGCGACGGCTTCAGCCTGGAGGAGATCAAGATGGCCACCGGCATAG AGGACGGTGAGCTGCGCCGGACGCTGCAGTCCCTGGCCTGCGGGAAGGCGCGCGTGCTGCTCAAGGCCCCCAAGGGCAAGGAGGTGGAGGACGGCGACAGGTTCCTCTTCAACGCGGACTTCAGGCACAAGCTGTTCCGGATCAAGATCAACCAGGTCCAGATGAAGGAGACG GCGGAGGAGCAGGTGAGCACCACGGAGCGCGTGTTCCAGGACCGCCAGTACCAGATCGACGCCGCCATCGTGCGCATCATGAAGATGCGGAAGACGCTCAGCCACAGCCTGCTGGTCTCGGAGCTGTACAGCCAGCTCAGGTTCCCGGTCAAGGTGAGGGCCGGGGTCTCGGGCTGTACAGCCAGCTCAGGTTCCTGTCAGGAGAGGGCCGGGGTCTCGGGCTGTACAGCCAGCTCAGGTTCCCGGTTCCT AGGGCCGGCGGGGCCTGGGTCTCGGGGTGCCACCCGCCCAGGTTCCCAGTGA
- the CUL4A gene encoding cullin-4A isoform X2: MADEPPRKGPCSALGGHTNGLSKLAAAVSSAPGGSRKLVIKNFRDRPQLPDNYTQDTWQKLREAVGAIQSSTSIRYNLEELYQAVENLCSHKVSPTLYKQLRQVCEDHVRGQILPFREDSLDRVLFLKKINTCWQDHCRQMIMIRSIFLFLDRTYVLHNSTLPSLWDMGLELFRNHIISDRAVQAKTIDGILLLIARERAGEAVDRSLLRGLLSMLSDLQFLEETNCLYAAEGQRLMQEREVPEYLSHVSKRLEEEGDRVITYLDHSTQKPLIACVEKQLLGEHLTAILQKGLDQLLEENRVPDLTQLFQLFSRVKGGQQALLQHWSEYIKTFGTTLVIDPEKDKDMVQDLLDFKDRVDQVIDVCFQRSERFVNLTKESFETFINKRPNKPAELIAKHVDSKLRAGNKEATDEELERILDKIMILFRFIHGKDVFEAFYKKDLAKRLLVGKSASVDAEKSMLSKLKHECGAAFTSKLEGMFKDMELSKDVMVHFKQYVQNQSNPGSIDLTVNILTMGYWPTYTPMEVHLPPEMVKLQEVFKTFYLGKHSGRKLQWQTTLGHAVLKAEFKEGKKEFQVSLLQTLVLLMFNEGDGFSLEEIKMATGIEDGELRRTLQSLACGKARVLLKAPKGKEVEDGDRFLFNADFRHKLFRIKINQVQMKETAEEQVSTTERVFQDRQYQIDAAIVRIMKMRKTLSHSLLVSELYSQLRFPVKVRAGVSGCTASSGSCQERAGVSGCTASSGSRFLGPAGPGSRGATRPGSQ; this comes from the exons ATGGCCGACGAGCCCCCCCGGAAGGGTCCCTGCTCGGCGCTGGGCGGCCACACCAACGGGCTGTCCAAGCTGGCGGCCGCCGTGTCCTCCGCGCCCGGAGGCTCCAGGAAGCTGGTCATCAAGAACTTCCGCG accGGCCGCAGCTGCCCGACAACTACACTCAGGACACCTGGCAGAAGCTGCGCGAGGCCGTGGGCGCCATCCAGAGCAGCACCTCCATCAGGTACAACCTGGaggagctctaccag GCTGTGGAAAACCTCTGTTCTCACAAAGTCTCCCCGACGCTCTACAAGCAGCTCCGCCAGGTCTGTGAGGATCACGTCCGGGGCCAGATCCTCCCGTTCCGGGA AGACTCTCTGGACCGAGTTCTTTTCCTGAAGAAGATCAACACGTGTTGGCAGGACCACTGCAGGCAGATG ATCATGATCAGAAGCATCTTCTTGTTCCTGGACCGCACCTACGTGCTGCACAACTCCACACTGCCCTCCCTGTG GGACATGGGCCTGGAGCTGTTCAGGAACCACATCATCAGCGACCGGGCCGTGCAGGCCAAGACCATCGACGGCATCCTGCTGCTGATCGCGCGTGAGCGGGCGGGGGAGGCCGTGGACCGCAGCCTGCTGCGTGGCCTGCTCAGCATGCTGTCCGACCTACAG TTTCTGGAAGAAACAAACTGCTTGTATGCTGCAGAAGGCCAGAGGCTGATGCaggagagagag GTTCCAGAGTACCTGAGCCACGTGAGCAAACGGCTGGAGGAGGAGGGCGACCGGGTGATCACGTACTTGGACCACAGCACGCA GAAGCCCCTCATCGCCTGTGTGGAGAAGCAGCTCCTGGGAGAGCACCTCACGGCCATCCTGCAGAAAG ggCTCGACCAGCTGCTGGAGGAGAACAGGGTGCCCGACCTCACGCAGCTGTTCCAGCTGTTCAGTCGTGTGAAGGGCGGCCAGCAGGCACTACTGCAGCACTGGAGCGAGTATATCAAG ACCTTCGGCACGACGCTGGTCATCGACCCCGAGAAGGACAAGGACATGGTGCAGGACCTGCTGGACTTCAAGGACCGCGTGGACCAGGTGATCGACGTGTGTTTCCAGAGGAGCGAGAGGTTCGTCAACCTCACGAAGGAGTCCTTCGAGACTTTCATCAACAAGAGGCCCAACAAGCCCGCCGAGCTCATCG CCAAGCACGTGGACTCCAAGCTGAGAGCCGGCAACAAGGAGGCCACGGACGAGGAGCTGGAGCGGATCCTGGACAAGATCATGATCCTCTTCCGGTTCATCCACG GCAAAGACGTCTTTGAGGCGTTTTATAAGAAAGATCTGGCAAAAAGACTCCTGGTCGGGAAAAGTGCCTCTGTCGATGCTGAGAAGTCCATGTTGTCCAAACTCAAGCACG AGTGTGGAGCGGCCTTCACCAGCAAGCTGGAGGGAATGTTCAAGGACATGGAGCTCTCCAAGGACGTCATGGTCCACTTCAAGCAG TACGTGCAGAACCAGAGCAACCCGGGCAGCATCGACCTGACCGTCAACATCCTCACCATGGGCTACTGGCCCACTTACACACCCATGGAGGTGCACCTGCCGCCCGAG ATGGTCAAACTCCAGGAGGTCTTTAAGACGTTCTATCTCGGGAAGCACAGCGGCCGGAAGCTGCAGTGGCAGACCACCTTGGGCCACGCCGTGCTGAAGGCAGAGTTCAAGGAA GGGAAGAAGGAGTTCCAGGTGTCCCTGCTCCAGACGCTGGTGCTGCTCATGTTCAACGAAGGCGACGGCTTCAGCCTGGAGGAGATCAAGATGGCCACCGGCATAG AGGACGGTGAGCTGCGCCGGACGCTGCAGTCCCTGGCCTGCGGGAAGGCGCGCGTGCTGCTCAAGGCCCCCAAGGGCAAGGAGGTGGAGGACGGCGACAGGTTCCTCTTCAACGCGGACTTCAGGCACAAGCTGTTCCGGATCAAGATCAACCAGGTCCAGATGAAGGAGACG GCGGAGGAGCAGGTGAGCACCACGGAGCGCGTGTTCCAGGACCGCCAGTACCAGATCGACGCCGCCATCGTGCGCATCATGAAGATGCGGAAGACGCTCAGCCACAGCCTGCTGGTCTCGGAGCTGTACAGCCAGCTCAGGTTCCCGGTCAAGGTGAGGGCCGGGGTCTCGGGCTGTACAGCCAGCTCAGGTTCCTGTCAGGAGAGGGCCGGGGTCTCGGGCTGTACAGCCAGCTCAGGTTCCCGGTTCCT AGGGCCGGCGGGGCCTGGGTCTCGGGGTGCCACCCGCCCAGGTTCCCAGTGA